The Falsibacillus pallidus genome has a segment encoding these proteins:
- a CDS encoding potassium channel family protein has protein sequence MKKEFVVIGLGRFGGSICRALSEQGMEVMAIDQDEDRVNEFASIASHAVVADTTEEVTLKSLGIRNFDHVIVAIGDDIQSSILTTLMLKEIGVNNITVKAQNDYHEKVLRKIGADHVVHPERDMGRRIAHNIISNSVLDYLELSDEHSIVEIAANNPLLAGKSLVDLDVRAKYGLNIVAIKRENDIIVSPQANEVIHQDDILIVIGADTDINQFEKKMMSS, from the coding sequence GTGAAAAAAGAATTTGTTGTGATCGGATTAGGACGATTCGGAGGAAGTATCTGCCGGGCGTTATCTGAGCAAGGGATGGAAGTCATGGCAATCGATCAAGATGAAGACCGCGTCAATGAGTTTGCTTCCATAGCTTCCCATGCGGTTGTAGCGGATACAACTGAAGAAGTGACGTTAAAAAGCTTGGGCATCCGTAATTTTGACCATGTTATCGTTGCAATCGGTGACGATATCCAATCCAGCATCCTGACAACTTTGATGCTGAAGGAAATTGGAGTGAACAATATCACGGTTAAAGCCCAAAATGACTACCATGAAAAAGTGCTGCGCAAAATTGGTGCCGACCATGTCGTTCATCCAGAAAGAGATATGGGAAGACGTATTGCCCATAATATCATTTCTAATAGTGTATTGGATTATTTGGAGCTTTCGGATGAACACAGCATCGTTGAGATTGCCGCCAATAATCCGCTGCTCGCGGGCAAGTCACTTGTGGATTTAGATGTTCGTGCGAAATACGGCTTGAATATCGTGGCGATTAAACGGGAAAATGATATTATTGTTTCACCCCAAGCAAATGAAGTCATTCATCAAGATGACATCCTTATCGTGATAGGGGCAGATACAGATATTAACCAATTTGAAAAGAAAATGATGTCTTCATAA
- a CDS encoding cytochrome d ubiquinol oxidase subunit II: MSLEILGISVLWIFLYGYLIIASIDFGAGFFAFYGKISKRDHLINNLISRYLSPVWEVTNVFFVFFFVGLVGFFPDAAYYYGTALLLPGSVSLVLLVIRGSFYAFGNYGSKENSFYLFLYGATGLLIPAALSTALTISEGGFLKEKGSGVEFLAKELFTSPYSWSVVLLAIVSVLFISAAFLTYYADRAGDMPARDVLRKFTLFWSPPTILASFLVFASLHAHNPGHFSKAIQLWWMFGLSLLFFLIASYLILKKKNFGTAFIAVMLQFFFAFFGYGASHLPYILQPFVTVHESITNPTMGTALVVVFIAGLLLLIPSLLLLMKLFLFDADYVKGKK, encoded by the coding sequence ATGAGCTTGGAGATTTTAGGCATATCCGTTTTATGGATATTTCTTTATGGTTATCTTATCATTGCTTCAATTGATTTCGGAGCAGGATTCTTTGCATTTTATGGGAAGATTTCAAAAAGGGATCATCTCATTAATAATCTGATCAGCCGCTATTTATCTCCTGTATGGGAAGTGACAAATGTGTTTTTTGTTTTCTTCTTTGTGGGGCTTGTCGGATTTTTCCCTGACGCGGCTTACTACTATGGCACAGCATTGCTGCTGCCGGGGAGTGTATCCTTGGTGCTATTGGTGATAAGGGGTTCCTTTTATGCTTTTGGAAATTATGGTTCAAAGGAAAATAGTTTCTATTTATTTTTATATGGAGCAACCGGACTGCTCATTCCGGCCGCACTATCTACGGCATTGACCATTTCAGAAGGCGGATTCCTTAAAGAGAAAGGGAGCGGAGTTGAATTTCTCGCAAAGGAATTATTCACTAGTCCATATTCATGGAGTGTTGTTTTATTGGCCATAGTGTCTGTTTTGTTCATTAGTGCAGCATTTTTGACTTATTATGCGGATCGGGCAGGGGATATGCCGGCTCGGGATGTTTTAAGAAAGTTCACCTTGTTTTGGAGTCCTCCCACCATTTTGGCGAGTTTTCTAGTCTTTGCTTCTCTGCACGCCCATAATCCAGGGCACTTTTCGAAAGCAATCCAACTATGGTGGATGTTTGGTTTATCTCTCTTGTTTTTCTTGATTGCATCTTATCTAATCCTTAAAAAGAAAAATTTCGGGACTGCCTTCATAGCGGTCATGCTTCAATTCTTCTTTGCGTTTTTCGGGTACGGTGCCTCTCATTTACCGTATATCCTGCAGCCTTTTGTAACCGTTCATGAGAGTATAACAAATCCAACCATGGGTACTGCGCTGGTTGTCGTATTCATTGCTGGACTGCTGCTCCTTATTCCATCACTGCTCTTGTTGATGAAACTGTTTCTGTTTGATGCAGATTATGTAAAGGGTAAAAAGTAA